Proteins co-encoded in one Methyloterricola oryzae genomic window:
- a CDS encoding type IV pilus assembly protein FimV → MKQLLPSSKPLIEPVAGSLPDATPVAAELAFLVDGESRWNLHLKGPVNGSFDALAQAVAAQPAALEWHLRRIHYCYSLRDGDELYGALLDLFIFLEGRGHALRRRLLTGARDLLRPEDFSTLERSLIAGRVPPETERPCSPFSLLSEGLQGRLELVTPLSPTGSGAVRDALVEAREHIEFSQLEQARDVLEAALLRQPLREDLRQELLALYRATRDEERFVRMRENLREALGTVPVDWDCLDRPKGGDQLS, encoded by the coding sequence ATGAAGCAGTTGCTGCCTTCGAGCAAGCCTCTCATAGAGCCCGTTGCCGGGTCTTTGCCAGACGCAACACCGGTTGCCGCCGAGCTGGCTTTCTTGGTGGATGGTGAGAGTCGCTGGAACCTGCATCTGAAAGGGCCGGTCAATGGCAGTTTCGATGCTCTTGCTCAGGCGGTGGCGGCCCAGCCGGCCGCTCTGGAGTGGCATCTGCGGCGCATTCATTATTGCTACAGCCTGCGTGACGGCGATGAATTGTACGGGGCGCTGTTGGACCTTTTTATCTTTCTGGAAGGGCGTGGTCACGCTTTGCGGCGCCGCCTCCTGACGGGGGCCCGCGATCTGCTGCGGCCAGAAGATTTCTCCACGCTTGAGCGCAGCCTCATCGCGGGGCGGGTGCCGCCGGAGACCGAGCGTCCCTGTTCGCCTTTCTCGTTATTGTCCGAGGGTTTGCAGGGAAGGCTGGAGTTGGTGACGCCGCTGAGTCCGACAGGCTCAGGCGCCGTTCGCGACGCCTTGGTGGAGGCGCGTGAACATATCGAGTTCAGCCAATTGGAACAGGCGCGAGATGTGCTCGAAGCCGCCTTGCTCAGACAGCCACTGCGCGAAGACTTGCGGCAGGAGCTGCTGGCCTTGTACCGGGCGACCCGCGATGAGGAACGTTTTGTCAGGATGCGAGAGAACCTGCGGGAGGCGTTGGGAACGGTTCCGGTGGACTGGGACTGTCTAGACCGACCTAAAGGGGGAGATCAGCTGTCATGA
- the gcvH gene encoding glycine cleavage system protein GcvH produces the protein MSNLPSNLKYAKSHEWALAENDGTVRVGITDFAQQQLGDLVYVELPAVGAQVKAGSACAVVESVKAASDIYSPVSGEIIEANAALKDAPEAVNQDAYAAWLFRVRPADLSELDALLDAAGYQAVAEAAD, from the coding sequence ATGAGCAACTTACCGAGCAATCTGAAATACGCGAAATCGCACGAATGGGCTCTGGCCGAAAACGACGGCACCGTGCGGGTCGGCATCACCGATTTCGCGCAGCAGCAGTTGGGGGATCTGGTCTACGTGGAACTGCCCGCGGTCGGCGCCCAGGTGAAGGCGGGTTCCGCCTGCGCCGTGGTGGAGTCGGTGAAGGCGGCCTCGGACATCTACAGCCCGGTTTCCGGCGAGATCATCGAGGCCAATGCCGCCCTGAAGGACGCACCGGAAGCAGTGAACCAGGACGCCTACGCCGCCTGGCTGTTCCGGGTACGCCCCGCCGACCTTTCCGAACTGGACGCGCTACTGGACGCGGCCGGCTACCAGGCCGTGGCGGAAGCCGCCGACTGA
- the gcvPA gene encoding aminomethyl-transferring glycine dehydrogenase subunit GcvPA produces MAFTPHTESDVREMLAAIGAASLNELFDEIPENLRAGPLQLADGLSEMETVRHLRGRAAQNRPLTCFAGAGAYEHYIPAAVWEIAQRGEFYSAYTPYQPEASQGTLQVLYEFQTMMASLMGLDVSNASLYDGASALAEAILMALRANPKTRRVLIPKTVNPIYRRVAATLIGRQGIELQELPLDPATGRMAPETLDGFEPGSVGAVVIPQPNYFGLLEDADALTDASHRLGALVIGLVTPVATALLQPPGTWGEQGADIACGDGQPLGAPLSGGGPYFGFLCCRQQWVHHLPGRLVGATTDLEGKPGFTLTLQAREQHIRRGKATSNICTNQGLMATAATIHMALLGPDGLRRVALQCHENTRKLRDRLCAVPGVEAVFQGPFFHETALRLPRPAGEVLAGLAERGILGGCDLSGDYPELGNGLLVCVTEMRSDEDIEAYAQALTDTL; encoded by the coding sequence ATGGCCTTCACCCCGCATACCGAGAGCGATGTCCGCGAGATGCTGGCGGCCATCGGCGCCGCGTCCCTGAACGAACTGTTCGACGAAATCCCCGAGAACCTGCGCGCCGGGCCGCTGCAACTGGCGGATGGGCTCAGCGAAATGGAAACCGTGCGTCACCTGCGCGGGCGCGCGGCGCAAAACCGGCCGCTGACCTGCTTTGCCGGCGCCGGCGCCTACGAACACTACATCCCCGCGGCAGTGTGGGAGATCGCCCAGCGCGGCGAGTTCTACAGCGCCTACACGCCCTACCAGCCGGAAGCGTCCCAGGGCACCCTGCAGGTGCTGTATGAATTCCAGACCATGATGGCCAGCCTCATGGGCCTGGACGTGTCCAACGCCTCCCTCTACGACGGCGCATCGGCCCTGGCGGAAGCCATACTCATGGCCTTGCGCGCCAACCCCAAGACGCGGCGGGTGCTGATCCCGAAGACCGTCAATCCGATCTACCGGCGCGTCGCGGCCACCCTCATCGGACGCCAGGGCATCGAACTCCAGGAACTGCCCCTGGACCCGGCAACTGGGCGCATGGCCCCTGAAACACTTGACGGCTTCGAGCCCGGCTCCGTGGGCGCGGTTGTGATACCCCAGCCCAATTATTTCGGACTGCTGGAAGATGCGGACGCGCTGACCGATGCCAGCCATCGCCTGGGCGCCCTGGTCATCGGCCTGGTCACCCCCGTTGCCACGGCCTTGCTGCAGCCGCCCGGGACCTGGGGTGAGCAAGGCGCCGACATCGCCTGCGGCGACGGCCAGCCGCTGGGAGCGCCCCTCTCCGGCGGTGGCCCCTATTTCGGTTTCCTCTGCTGCCGCCAGCAATGGGTGCATCACCTGCCAGGGCGCTTGGTGGGCGCCACCACGGACCTGGAGGGCAAGCCGGGCTTTACCCTCACCCTGCAGGCCCGCGAGCAGCACATCCGCCGCGGCAAGGCCACGTCCAACATCTGCACCAACCAGGGCCTGATGGCCACCGCCGCCACCATCCACATGGCGCTGCTGGGGCCGGACGGCCTGCGGCGGGTGGCGCTGCAATGCCATGAGAACACCCGCAAGCTGAGAGACCGGCTCTGCGCCGTGCCCGGCGTGGAAGCCGTGTTCCAGGGGCCATTCTTCCACGAAACCGCGCTGCGCCTGCCTCGGCCTGCGGGCGAAGTGCTGGCGGGTCTTGCGGAGCGGGGCATCCTCGGCGGCTGCGATCTTTCCGGCGATTACCCGGAACTGGGTAACGGCCTGCTGGTGTGCGTCACCGAGATGCGCAGCGACGAGGACATCGAGGCTTACGCGCAGGCCCTGACAGACACGCTTTAG
- the gcvPB gene encoding aminomethyl-transferring glycine dehydrogenase subunit GcvPB encodes MLIFEISRPGRGGAQVPAAAPEPDGIPAQFLRKQAPLLPEVSELDAVRHYTRLSQRNFSIDTHFYPLGSCTMKYNPKACHTLVRDAAFAAAHPLGLEAGGQGTLACLHDLQSILAEVTGMRAVSLAPAAGAQGEFAGVSMIRAYHDSRGDFGRVEMLVPDAAHGTNPASAVMAGFRVREIPTDAEGDVDLDALRAALGPETAGIMLTNPSTLGVFERHIEAIAELVHGAGGLLYYDGANLNAILGRVRPGDMGFDVIHLNLHKTFSTPHGGGGPGSGPVGVGDKLEPFLPLPYVLRDGGSYRWLNEADRPQSIGRLTAFGGNVGVQLRAYVYALMLGGNGMRQVAELATLNANYLMARLAAAGFTPAFPKRRATHEFIISLKQVAKELHVSAYDFAKRLLDLGLHAPTVYFPKLIPECMLIEPTETESRETLDRFAEAMAAILAEARTQPEVLKSAPHATPVRRLDEVGAARRLNLVYRPPQA; translated from the coding sequence ATGCTGATATTCGAGATTTCGCGGCCTGGGCGCGGTGGCGCCCAAGTGCCCGCCGCCGCCCCGGAGCCCGATGGCATCCCGGCGCAGTTCCTGCGCAAGCAAGCGCCCCTGCTGCCGGAAGTGTCCGAACTGGACGCGGTGCGCCATTACACCCGTTTGTCACAGCGCAATTTCTCCATCGACACCCATTTCTACCCCTTGGGTTCGTGCACCATGAAGTACAACCCCAAGGCCTGCCACACCCTGGTGCGCGACGCCGCCTTCGCGGCGGCCCACCCGCTGGGGCTGGAAGCCGGTGGCCAGGGCACCCTGGCCTGCCTGCACGATCTGCAGTCCATTTTGGCGGAAGTCACCGGCATGCGGGCCGTCTCGCTGGCGCCCGCCGCGGGCGCGCAAGGCGAATTCGCCGGTGTCTCCATGATCCGCGCCTATCACGACAGCCGCGGCGATTTCGGGCGAGTGGAAATGCTGGTGCCGGATGCGGCCCACGGCACCAATCCGGCCTCGGCGGTGATGGCGGGCTTTCGCGTGCGCGAGATTCCCACCGATGCGGAGGGCGACGTGGACCTGGACGCCCTGCGTGCCGCCCTGGGGCCGGAGACCGCCGGCATCATGCTCACCAATCCCTCCACCCTGGGCGTGTTCGAGCGGCACATCGAGGCCATCGCCGAGCTGGTGCACGGCGCCGGCGGCCTGCTTTACTACGACGGCGCCAACCTCAACGCCATCCTGGGGCGAGTCCGTCCGGGCGACATGGGCTTCGACGTCATCCACCTCAACCTGCACAAGACCTTCTCCACCCCCCACGGCGGCGGCGGACCCGGTTCCGGCCCGGTGGGCGTGGGCGACAAGCTCGAACCTTTCCTGCCCCTGCCTTATGTGCTGCGCGACGGCGGGAGCTACCGCTGGCTGAACGAGGCGGACCGCCCGCAGAGCATCGGCCGGCTCACCGCCTTCGGCGGCAATGTCGGCGTCCAGTTGCGGGCCTATGTCTACGCCCTGATGCTGGGCGGCAACGGCATGCGCCAGGTGGCGGAACTGGCCACCCTCAATGCCAATTACCTGATGGCGCGCCTCGCCGCCGCCGGCTTCACGCCCGCCTTCCCAAAGCGCCGCGCCACCCACGAGTTCATCATCAGCCTGAAACAGGTGGCCAAGGAACTGCACGTCAGCGCCTACGATTTCGCCAAACGCCTGCTCGACCTGGGATTGCACGCGCCCACGGTCTACTTCCCCAAGCTCATCCCCGAATGCATGCTGATCGAACCCACGGAGACGGAGAGCCGGGAGACCCTGGACCGCTTCGCCGAGGCCATGGCCGCCATTCTGGCCGAAGCCCGCACGCAGCCGGAAGTGCTGAAGTCGGCGCCCCATGCCACGCCCGTGCGACGGCTGGACGAAGTAGGCGCGGCGCGACGGCTGAACCTGGTCTACCGTCCGCCACAGGCCTGA
- a CDS encoding carbohydrate kinase family protein, translating to MSALICGSMAYDTIMVFHDRFKNHILPEQVHILNVSFLVPDLRREYGGCAGNIAYNLKLLGSEPLPMATVGKDFQPYAQWMSYCGINQEFIRTVEESFTAQAYITTDMDDNQITAFHPGAMSHSHLNTVPTDRGIKLGIVAPDGKDGMVAHAQQFAAAGIPFIFDPGQGMPMFNGEELLEFVELATWVTLNDYESQLMQERTGLKPEELAKKVKALVITRGANGSLIYTDGQCLEIPAAKPKAVLDPTGCGDAYRAGLLFGLLQDMDWATTGRIASLMGAVKVETAGTQNHSFTLAAFRERYHENFGHSF from the coding sequence ATGAGTGCTTTGATCTGCGGTTCCATGGCCTATGACACCATCATGGTTTTTCATGACCGCTTCAAGAACCACATCCTGCCGGAGCAGGTGCATATCCTCAACGTCTCCTTCCTGGTGCCCGACCTTCGCCGCGAATACGGCGGCTGCGCCGGCAACATCGCCTACAACCTGAAGCTGCTGGGGTCCGAACCGCTGCCCATGGCCACCGTGGGCAAGGACTTCCAGCCCTACGCCCAGTGGATGTCCTATTGCGGCATCAACCAGGAATTCATTCGGACCGTGGAGGAGAGCTTCACCGCCCAGGCGTACATCACCACGGACATGGACGACAACCAGATCACCGCCTTCCACCCCGGCGCCATGTCCCACTCGCACCTGAACACCGTGCCCACCGACCGTGGCATCAAGCTGGGCATCGTCGCCCCGGACGGCAAGGACGGCATGGTCGCCCACGCCCAGCAGTTCGCCGCCGCCGGCATTCCCTTCATCTTCGACCCGGGCCAGGGCATGCCCATGTTCAATGGCGAGGAACTGCTGGAATTCGTGGAACTGGCCACCTGGGTCACCCTCAACGACTACGAGTCGCAGCTGATGCAGGAGCGTACCGGGCTTAAGCCGGAAGAACTGGCCAAGAAGGTGAAGGCCTTGGTCATCACCCGAGGCGCCAACGGCTCCCTCATCTACACCGACGGCCAATGCCTGGAAATTCCCGCGGCCAAGCCCAAGGCCGTGCTGGACCCCACCGGCTGCGGCGACGCCTACCGGGCGGGCCTGCTCTTCGGCCTGCTGCAGGACATGGACTGGGCCACCACCGGCCGCATCGCCTCTCTGATGGGCGCGGTGAAGGTGGAAACCGCCGGCACCCAGAACCACTCCTTCACCCTGGCGGCCTTCCGCGAACGCTACCACGAGAACTTCGGCCACAGCTTCTGA
- the mazG gene encoding nucleoside triphosphate pyrophosphohydrolase has protein sequence MENTRRLLAIMARLRDPEDGCPWDLQQDFASLVPYTLEEAYEVADAIERGDLHDLKSELGDLLLQVVFHSRLGEEQGLFDFDAVAGAIADKLVRRHPHVFAGMEFASDEERLHYWENSKRDEHKDKTGEHPESVLDGVAAALPALMRAQKLQKRASRVGFDWPDPEGVFAKIEEELAELRAACAGGTREHVEEEIGDLLFAAVNLARHLKVDAESALQAGNRKFLRRFQHVESRLASQGRSLADASLSEMDALWDEAKVLES, from the coding sequence ATGGAAAACACCCGGCGCCTGCTGGCCATCATGGCGCGCCTGCGCGACCCGGAAGACGGCTGCCCCTGGGACCTGCAGCAGGATTTCGCCAGTCTGGTGCCCTACACCCTGGAGGAAGCCTATGAGGTCGCCGACGCCATCGAGCGCGGCGACCTGCACGACCTGAAAAGCGAGCTGGGCGACCTGCTGCTGCAGGTGGTATTCCACTCGCGGCTCGGGGAAGAACAAGGTCTGTTCGACTTCGACGCCGTCGCCGGGGCCATCGCCGACAAGCTGGTGCGCCGTCATCCCCACGTGTTCGCCGGCATGGAGTTCGCCAGCGATGAGGAACGCCTGCACTACTGGGAAAACAGCAAGCGCGACGAGCACAAGGATAAGACTGGCGAACACCCCGAGAGCGTGCTGGACGGCGTCGCCGCCGCCCTGCCCGCCCTGATGCGCGCCCAGAAACTGCAGAAGCGCGCATCGCGCGTCGGTTTCGATTGGCCGGACCCGGAAGGCGTCTTCGCCAAGATCGAGGAGGAACTGGCGGAACTGCGCGCCGCCTGTGCCGGTGGTACACGGGAGCATGTCGAGGAAGAAATCGGCGACCTGCTGTTCGCGGCCGTCAACCTCGCGCGCCACCTGAAAGTGGACGCGGAATCGGCCCTGCAGGCCGGCAACCGCAAGTTCCTGCGCCGCTTCCAGCACGTCGAATCCCGCCTCGCCAGCCAGGGCCGCTCCCTCGCCGACGCCAGCTTGTCGGAAATGGATGCCTTGTGGGACGAGGCCAAGGTTTTGGAAAGCTAG
- a CDS encoding glycosyltransferase family 2 protein has protein sequence MVDINSSDPKPRIICMTPVRNESWILEKFLGAASLWADDIIVADQFSDDGSREIASKFPKVTLLENPSKEFNEPARQKLLIDAARKIEGPRLLIALDADEFLTANFHESKEWKFITRVPPGTVIRLKLINLKPDLERYWSPRVYYARGFMDDGSDHVGTIIHSPRIPIPSDSMKIDLEEIKVLHYQYTDWERMASKHRWYQCWELLNQPERSAFEIYCQYHHMYEVKESNVLPVKDIWTRYYLERDIDINNINKEGVYWWDREVLRYFKEYGTRKFKKLDIWDADWQRVVEHFKIEGVAPIVDPRSMLDRLIHAWLKSGKYKKPGLFNLIVRKVLRVLRW, from the coding sequence ATGGTTGATATCAACTCATCTGATCCTAAGCCAAGAATAATTTGCATGACGCCGGTCAGGAATGAGTCATGGATACTGGAGAAATTCCTGGGCGCCGCCAGTCTGTGGGCTGACGACATCATTGTAGCCGATCAGTTTTCGGATGATGGTTCACGCGAGATCGCCTCAAAATTTCCGAAAGTTACCCTATTGGAAAATCCTTCCAAGGAATTCAATGAGCCTGCGCGTCAGAAACTGTTGATCGATGCTGCAAGAAAAATCGAAGGGCCAAGATTACTGATTGCACTGGACGCCGATGAGTTTCTCACTGCAAATTTTCATGAGAGCAAAGAATGGAAGTTCATCACGCGAGTTCCGCCGGGAACCGTTATCAGGTTGAAATTGATAAACCTGAAGCCTGATTTGGAAAGATATTGGTCGCCAAGAGTCTATTATGCGCGGGGCTTCATGGATGATGGTAGTGATCATGTTGGTACGATAATTCATAGCCCTCGTATTCCGATACCCTCAGATTCGATGAAAATAGACCTAGAAGAGATCAAGGTTTTGCATTACCAGTATACCGACTGGGAACGCATGGCCAGCAAACACAGGTGGTATCAATGCTGGGAACTCCTGAATCAGCCGGAGAGAAGTGCGTTCGAAATTTATTGCCAATACCATCATATGTACGAAGTGAAGGAATCCAATGTGTTGCCTGTCAAGGATATATGGACCAGATACTACTTGGAGCGGGATATTGATATAAATAACATCAATAAGGAAGGCGTGTACTGGTGGGACCGCGAAGTGTTGAGGTACTTCAAGGAATACGGGACCAGAAAATTCAAGAAACTCGATATCTGGGATGCAGACTGGCAAAGGGTGGTTGAACACTTCAAGATCGAAGGCGTTGCGCCTATCGTTGATCCGCGAAGCATGCTTGATAGACTAATTCATGCCTGGCTGAAATCGGGTAAATACAAAAAGCCAGGGCTATTTAATTTAATCGTTAGGAAAGTGCTGAGGGTCTTGCGCTGGTAG
- a CDS encoding DUF3024 domain-containing protein, translated as MRKPCESRKTLDSPLTETVFVRTTNTCGLFWIRNDLKWHGYEPNPVMRGLAGMLDVGNWDLYGCLFG; from the coding sequence TTGCGTAAGCCCTGTGAATCGAGAAAAACCCTTGACAGCCCACTTACCGAAACGGTCTTCGTTCGCACGACAAACACGTGCGGGCTTTTCTGGATAAGGAATGACTTGAAGTGGCACGGCTATGAACCGAACCCTGTGATGCGAGGCCTTGCCGGGATGCTTGATGTCGGAAATTGGGACTTATACGGCTGCTTGTTTGGCTGA
- the nfi gene encoding deoxyribonuclease V (cleaves DNA at apurinic or apyrimidinic sites), translating into MSIQHPWNLTPSEAIALQKQLRDTVVARDDFGEVTRVAGVDCGFEENGNIIRAAVAMLEFPSLRLVDQAVTRLPTQFPYIPGLLSFREIPALLAALDMLNNAPDLILVDGQGLAHPRRFGIACHLGVLVGIPTIGAAKSRLTGTFEDPGIERGNWTYLLDKEEIIGAVLRTRRGTRPLFVSPGHRVGLESAIDWVLRCTPRYRLPETTRQAHRLASG; encoded by the coding sequence ATGAGCATCCAGCACCCCTGGAACCTGACGCCGAGCGAGGCCATTGCACTTCAGAAGCAGCTGAGAGATACCGTGGTCGCCCGCGACGATTTCGGCGAGGTGACCCGCGTAGCTGGGGTAGATTGCGGCTTCGAGGAGAATGGGAACATCATCCGCGCGGCGGTGGCGATGCTGGAATTTCCCTCCCTCCGACTGGTCGATCAGGCGGTGACGCGCCTGCCCACCCAGTTCCCCTACATTCCGGGCCTGCTGTCCTTTCGGGAGATCCCCGCCCTGCTCGCGGCCCTCGACATGCTGAACAATGCGCCCGACCTGATCCTAGTGGACGGCCAGGGCCTTGCTCACCCCCGACGCTTCGGCATCGCCTGCCATCTGGGCGTCCTCGTGGGCATCCCCACCATCGGCGCGGCCAAATCACGGCTGACCGGCACCTTCGAGGATCCGGGCATTGAGAGAGGGAACTGGACCTACTTGCTGGACAAGGAGGAAATCATTGGCGCGGTGCTGAGAACACGTAGGGGCACCCGGCCCCTGTTCGTTTCCCCCGGGCACCGCGTGGGCCTGGAATCTGCGATCGACTGGGTATTGCGTTGCACGCCCCGCTACCGGCTGCCGGAGACGACGCGGCAAGCGCATCGTCTGGCTTCCGGCTAG
- a CDS encoding GH1 family beta-glucosidase yields the protein MAAQYRFPDNFFWGAATSAHQIEGSPLADGAGPSHWHVFAQEPGRIANGDTAEIACDHYRRYGEDVELMRRMGLKAYRFSVAWGRVFPEGRGRLNQKGLDFYLKLVDALLDVGIEPFLTLYHWDLPAALETQGGWANRDCADWFADYAQTLYRALEGRVRYWTTLNEPWVVVHEGYVKGTHAPGKVSLREAPQATHNLLRGHALAVQAFRADGKGEIGLVVNLEPKYSASEERADREAANRAHVYMNQQYLDPVLLGSYPEEMAELFGSHWPQFPPEDLRLLREPFDFLGINYYSRSVNRAEPAEALTGAAPVRQAAEYTEMGWEVYPDGLREVLAWVKRRYGEIPLYVTENGAAFADPRPVGGRIDDPRRIDYLRTHLRAAHAAIAAGVDLRGYFAWSLLDNFEWSFGYSKRFGLVHVDPDTLVRTPKSSADFYREVIQSAGEVLQKD from the coding sequence ATGGCCGCTCAGTACCGATTTCCTGACAACTTCTTTTGGGGCGCCGCCACTTCCGCCCATCAGATCGAGGGCTCGCCCCTGGCCGATGGGGCAGGCCCAAGCCACTGGCATGTGTTTGCCCAGGAGCCGGGCCGCATCGCCAACGGCGACACCGCCGAGATCGCCTGTGACCACTATCGCCGCTACGGGGAGGACGTGGAACTGATGCGGCGCATGGGGCTGAAGGCCTACCGCTTCAGCGTGGCCTGGGGCCGCGTGTTTCCCGAGGGGCGCGGCCGGCTCAACCAGAAGGGGCTGGATTTCTATTTGAAGCTGGTGGACGCCCTGCTCGATGTGGGGATCGAGCCCTTCCTCACCCTTTATCACTGGGATCTGCCGGCGGCGCTCGAGACTCAAGGCGGCTGGGCGAACCGCGACTGCGCCGACTGGTTCGCGGATTACGCCCAGACCTTGTACCGCGCGCTGGAAGGACGGGTGCGTTACTGGACCACCCTCAACGAGCCCTGGGTGGTGGTGCACGAGGGCTATGTGAAGGGGACTCATGCGCCGGGAAAGGTTTCCCTGCGCGAGGCGCCGCAAGCCACCCACAACCTGCTGCGTGGGCACGCCCTGGCAGTGCAGGCCTTCCGAGCCGACGGCAAGGGGGAGATCGGGCTGGTGGTGAACCTGGAACCCAAGTATTCGGCTTCGGAGGAAAGGGCCGACCGCGAGGCCGCCAACCGCGCCCATGTCTACATGAACCAGCAGTATCTGGACCCGGTGCTTCTGGGTTCCTATCCGGAGGAAATGGCCGAACTGTTCGGGAGCCACTGGCCGCAATTTCCGCCTGAAGACCTGCGCCTGCTCCGGGAGCCATTCGACTTCCTTGGCATCAATTACTACAGCCGCTCGGTCAACCGGGCTGAACCGGCGGAGGCGCTGACCGGCGCCGCGCCGGTGCGGCAGGCCGCCGAATACACCGAAATGGGCTGGGAAGTGTACCCCGATGGGCTGCGGGAAGTCCTGGCCTGGGTGAAGCGCCGCTACGGGGAAATTCCGCTCTATGTCACGGAAAACGGCGCGGCGTTCGCCGATCCGCGCCCAGTTGGTGGCCGTATTGACGATCCACGCCGTATTGATTATTTGCGTACCCATCTGCGCGCCGCCCATGCCGCCATTGCGGCCGGCGTGGACCTGCGCGGCTATTTCGCCTGGTCCTTGCTGGACAATTTCGAGTGGAGCTTCGGCTATTCCAAGCGCTTCGGGTTGGTGCACGTGGACCCCGATACCCTCGTCCGTACCCCCAAGTCCAGCGCCGACTTTTACCGGGAGGTCATTCAGTCGGCGGGAGAAGTTTTGCAAAAGGACTGA
- a CDS encoding glycosyltransferase, which yields MTDLSRLSMAPSLLPSAAAALIWTATLLLPWRPWRNGEILEPSPDAPASSDEITVLIPARDEAEVIQSTLEGLAQQGGSPRVILVDDGSSDGTADLASQVPGLDLSVLAGAPLPEGWSGKLWALEQGLRKVETPYTLLLDADIHLAPGMLAALLERMRVGPVFVSLMASLRMETFWEKLLMPAFIYFFKQLYPFRLANSANPRFASAAGGCILVETGVLRELGGFDAIRGAIIDDCTLAAKVKQAGYRTWTGQSHGVVSLRGYGDLEPIWEMVARTAFTQLRYSITLLATCTFLMVLMFWGPVAGLAAADPMARSLSALGLAGMLVAYLPTLNFYRRNPLWALAMPVIASLYLAMTWTSALRYWRGERSRWKNRVYSREA from the coding sequence TTGACTGACCTGTCCCGGCTTTCAATGGCGCCCTCCCTCCTGCCGTCCGCCGCGGCGGCCCTGATCTGGACCGCAACCCTGCTTTTGCCCTGGCGTCCTTGGCGCAACGGGGAGATTCTGGAGCCATCGCCAGACGCCCCGGCGTCTTCCGATGAAATCACCGTGCTGATTCCAGCGCGAGACGAGGCCGAAGTCATCCAGTCCACCCTGGAAGGCCTCGCCCAGCAAGGAGGGTCGCCGCGGGTCATTCTGGTGGATGACGGTTCCAGCGACGGCACTGCCGACCTTGCCAGCCAGGTGCCGGGCCTGGACCTGAGCGTGCTGGCCGGCGCGCCGCTGCCGGAAGGCTGGAGCGGCAAGCTGTGGGCTCTGGAGCAGGGCTTGCGCAAGGTGGAGACGCCTTACACTCTGCTGCTGGATGCGGATATCCACCTCGCCCCCGGCATGCTGGCCGCCCTGTTGGAGCGCATGCGGGTCGGCCCTGTTTTCGTGTCCCTGATGGCCAGTCTGCGCATGGAGACATTCTGGGAAAAGCTCCTGATGCCGGCGTTCATCTATTTCTTCAAACAGTTATATCCCTTCCGCCTGGCCAATTCCGCCAATCCACGCTTCGCCTCGGCAGCGGGGGGGTGCATTCTGGTGGAAACCGGCGTGTTGCGCGAACTCGGCGGCTTCGACGCGATCCGCGGCGCCATCATCGACGACTGCACCCTGGCCGCCAAGGTCAAGCAGGCGGGCTACCGTACCTGGACAGGGCAGTCTCACGGCGTGGTCAGCCTGCGCGGCTACGGTGACCTCGAGCCGATTTGGGAAATGGTGGCGCGCACCGCCTTCACTCAGTTGCGCTACTCGATCACCCTGTTGGCAACCTGCACCTTTCTGATGGTGTTGATGTTCTGGGGGCCGGTTGCTGGCTTGGCCGCCGCAGACCCCATGGCGCGAAGTCTCTCCGCATTGGGGCTGGCGGGCATGCTGGTCGCGTATCTACCCACGCTGAATTTCTACCGGCGCAACCCCCTTTGGGCGCTCGCCATGCCGGTGATCGCCAGCCTCTACCTGGCCATGACCTGGACATCGGCCCTGCGCTATTGGCGGGGCGAGCGCAGCCGTTGGAAGAACCGGGTTTATTCCCGCGAGGCTTGA